From Scleropages formosus chromosome 1, fSclFor1.1, whole genome shotgun sequence, a single genomic window includes:
- the LOC108924105 gene encoding uncharacterized protein C1orf115-like: MKPKPLWGALTRVFENMEPPDVVEAVSGGYQQHTDVAGDEEAGPAQRASSSRKDGDKKGSKEVHFAFLPDRYEPLEEVEEDEERERVREEKKTRKKEKYKKYRKNMGKALRFSWKCLLVGLQSLTAGYSIATVNTLIPDLHRTRPRG; this comes from the exons ATGAAGCCCAAGCCCCTGTGGGGAGCCCTGACGAGGGTGTTCGAGAACATGGAACCGCCGGACGTGGTAGAAGCGGTCAGCGGCGGGTACCAGCAGCACACGGACGTCGCGGGGGACGAAGAAGCCGGGCCAGCGCAGAGggcgagcagcagcaggaaggacGGGGACAAGAAGGGTTCGAAAGAGGTCCACTTCGCCTTCCTGCCCGACAGGTACGAGCCTTTGGAAGAGgtcgaggaggacgaggagagGGAGCGAGTGAGGGAAGAGAAGAAGACGAGGAAGAAGGAGAAATACAAGAAGTACAGGAAG AACATGGGCAAGGCTCTGCGCTTCAGCTGGAAGTGTCTGCTGGTGGGCTTGCAGAGCTTGACAGCAGGTTACTCCATAGCCACGGTGAACACCCTCATCCCAGACCTGCACAGGACCAGGCCCCGGGGCTGA